One region of Limnospira fusiformis SAG 85.79 genomic DNA includes:
- a CDS encoding CHAT domain-containing protein, which translates to MKRLMIGSLLGVTMLVATPAIFPILTQRSYAQTSQTQAAQLQQLINLGSQQTQQRQPLQAIETLKQALAIAQSIQGREDEAFANLGLGFNYYHIGKPLEALTYLQQALPIFREVSDRAGEANTLNNIGGVYHAIGQPLEALTYYQQALPIRREVSDRAGEATTLNNIGAVYSAIGQPQQALTYYLQALPILREVSDRAMEATTLNNIGAVYHAIGQPQEALTYFQQALPIRREVSDRAGEAATLNNIGAVYGDIGKPQEALTYYLQALPISREVSDRAGEANTLNSIAGVYHAIGQPLEALTYLQQALPIRREVSDRAGEAATLHNIGAVYGDIGQPLEALTYYQKALPIRREVSDIRGEAATLTNIGAVYHAIGKPQEALTYLQQALPIRREVSDRAGEANTLNSIAGVYRQIGKPQEALTYLQQALSITREVSDRATEATTLNNIGGVYGAIGQPQAALTYFQQALPILREVSDRAGEARTLTNIGEVYRAIGKPQEALTYYQQALPISREVSDRAGEAATLHNIGVVHREIGQPQAALTYLQQALPIRREVSDRATEAATLNSIGVVYSAIGKPQEALTYYQQALPIRREVSDRAGEAATLNNIGAVYRDIGKPQEALTYYLQALSITREVSDRAMEATTLNNIGGVYSNIGQPQEALTYYQQALPIRREVSDRAGEATTLNNIGGVYSDIGKPQEALTYYQQALPILREVSDRAGEAGTLSNIGAVYRDIGQPQTAIETLEKSVQITLEMRAGLQQENRESFLESNRGTPVALVDLLIDQNQADQAFKWYNLATTFDLADYTRLIEAKVSNPEAQKMIDQWNQNHQRLQFLYSQVDDNWTPELSQQINQLQAENSQLAENISRQYPEVSELFETTPQDIETLQANIAPGTLVIQPVLLTNITNVEDKIGIFVVSRDQATLVRTIPINPTEFDAILTEYRAQLENHNREDYDRNQELLYDYLIRPVEADIAAYSPDQIAIIATGKLRYIPFETLYDNQSEQYLIEKYPIHYLTRISATRNIPNNPRTSTQVLAFGNPTPTSQELPGAEQEARQVTEILSGEYWLREQATRDRFYNDSARFNVLHLATHGCFQKQGCPRLNLEANNILFANNEKFNIADAALLGLNQTNLVVLSACQTAMEAESDGREFAAVAYLFERAGADAVIASLWNAEDNKTLLIMTDFYENVNQGMTKVEALRQAKLAFSKEGIHPFYWSHLILIGDGSSF; encoded by the coding sequence TTCCCAATTCTGACACAGCGCAGTTATGCCCAAACCTCCCAGACTCAGGCGGCACAACTGCAACAACTGATTAATTTGGGAAGCCAGCAAACTCAGCAAAGGCAACCTTTACAAGCCATAGAAACACTTAAACAAGCCCTAGCTATTGCCCAAAGTATCCAAGGTCGAGAAGACGAAGCATTCGCAAATCTTGGTCTGGGTTTCAACTATTATCATATCGGCAAACCCCTGGAAGCCTTAACATACTTACAGCAAGCATTACCCATATTCCGGGAAGTGAGCGATCGCGCCGGGGAAGCCAATACCCTCAATAATATCGGTGGAGTTTACCACGCTATCGGTCAACCCCTGGAAGCCTTAACATACTACCAGCAAGCATTACCAATTAGGCGGGAAGTGAGCGATCGCGCCGGGGAAGCCACTACTCTCAATAATATCGGTGCAGTTTACAGCGCTATTGGTCAACCCCAGCAAGCCTTAACATACTACCTGCAAGCATTACCCATATTGCGGGAAGTTAGCGATCGCGCCATGGAAGCCACTACTCTCAATAATATCGGTGCAGTTTACCACGCTATCGGTCAACCCCAGGAAGCCTTAACATACTTCCAGCAAGCATTACCCATTAGGCGGGAAGTTAGCGATCGCGCCGGTGAGGCAGCTACTCTCAATAATATCGGTGCAGTTTACGGCGATATCGGTAAACCCCAGGAAGCCTTAACATACTACCTGCAAGCATTACCCATTAGCCGGGAAGTGAGCGATCGCGCCGGGGAAGCCAATACCCTCAATAGTATCGCTGGAGTTTACCACGCTATCGGTCAACCCCTGGAAGCCTTAACATACTTGCAGCAAGCATTACCCATTAGGCGGGAAGTTAGCGATCGCGCCGGGGAAGCAGCTACTCTCCATAATATCGGTGCAGTTTACGGCGATATCGGTCAACCCCTGGAAGCCTTAACATACTACCAGAAAGCATTACCCATTAGGCGGGAAGTGAGCGATATCCGTGGGGAAGCGGCGACTCTCACTAATATCGGTGCAGTTTACCACGCTATCGGTAAACCCCAGGAAGCGTTAACATACTTGCAGCAAGCATTACCCATTAGGCGGGAAGTTAGCGATCGCGCCGGGGAAGCCAATACCCTCAATAGTATCGCTGGAGTTTACCGCCAAATAGGTAAACCCCAGGAAGCGTTAACATACTTACAGCAAGCATTATCTATCACGCGGGAAGTTAGTGATCGCGCCACGGAAGCCACTACCCTCAATAATATCGGTGGAGTTTACGGCGCTATCGGTCAACCCCAGGCAGCCTTAACATACTTCCAGCAAGCATTACCCATATTGCGGGAAGTGAGCGATCGCGCCGGGGAAGCCAGGACTCTCACTAATATCGGTGAAGTTTACCGCGCTATCGGTAAACCCCAGGAAGCCTTAACATACTACCAGCAAGCATTACCCATTAGCCGGGAAGTGAGCGATCGCGCCGGGGAAGCGGCTACTCTTCATAATATCGGTGTAGTTCACCGCGAAATAGGTCAACCCCAGGCAGCCTTAACATACTTACAGCAAGCATTACCCATTAGGCGGGAAGTGAGCGATCGCGCCACGGAAGCAGCTACCCTCAATAGTATCGGTGTAGTTTACAGCGCTATCGGTAAACCCCAGGAAGCCTTAACATACTACCAGCAAGCATTACCCATTAGGCGGGAAGTGAGCGATCGCGCCGGTGAAGCGGCTACCCTCAATAATATCGGTGCAGTTTACCGCGATATCGGTAAACCCCAGGAAGCCTTAACATACTACCTGCAAGCATTATCTATCACGCGGGAAGTGAGCGATCGCGCCATGGAAGCCACTACCCTCAATAATATCGGTGGAGTTTACAGCAATATCGGTCAACCCCAGGAAGCCTTAACATACTACCAGCAAGCATTACCCATTAGGCGGGAAGTGAGCGATCGCGCCGGGGAAGCCACTACCCTCAATAATATCGGTGGAGTTTACAGCGATATCGGTAAACCCCAGGAAGCCTTAACATACTACCAGCAAGCATTACCCATATTGCGGGAAGTGAGCGATCGCGCCGGTGAAGCCGGGACTCTCAGTAATATCGGTGCAGTTTACCGCGATATCGGTCAACCCCAGACCGCCATCGAAACCTTGGAAAAATCCGTACAAATTACCCTAGAAATGCGTGCAGGTTTGCAACAGGAAAACCGCGAATCATTCCTAGAAAGTAACCGAGGAACACCCGTCGCCCTTGTGGATCTTCTCATTGACCAAAACCAAGCCGACCAAGCCTTTAAATGGTATAACCTCGCCACCACCTTCGACCTCGCCGACTATACCCGCCTTATCGAGGCAAAAGTTAGTAATCCAGAAGCCCAGAAAATGATTGACCAGTGGAATCAAAACCATCAACGCCTACAATTCCTTTACTCCCAAGTTGACGACAACTGGACACCGGAACTATCCCAACAAATCAACCAATTACAAGCCGAAAATAGCCAACTCGCCGAGAATATCTCCCGCCAATATCCCGAAGTTTCAGAACTCTTTGAAACCACCCCCCAAGATATCGAAACTCTCCAAGCCAATATCGCTCCCGGAACCCTGGTTATTCAACCCGTTTTGTTAACTAATATTACTAACGTCGAGGATAAAATCGGCATTTTTGTAGTCAGCCGCGACCAAGCCACCCTCGTCCGCACCATTCCCATTAACCCCACCGAATTTGATGCCATCCTCACCGAATATCGCGCCCAACTCGAAAACCACAACCGCGAGGACTACGATCGCAATCAAGAACTACTGTATGATTATCTCATTCGTCCCGTCGAGGCGGATATTGCTGCCTATTCTCCCGACCAAATCGCCATTATTGCCACCGGAAAACTGCGTTATATTCCCTTTGAAACCCTCTATGATAATCAGAGCGAACAATACCTCATTGAAAAATACCCCATCCACTACCTCACCCGCATTTCCGCCACCCGCAATATCCCCAATAACCCCCGAACCTCCACCCAGGTTTTAGCCTTTGGCAACCCCACACCCACCTCCCAAGAACTTCCCGGAGCGGAACAGGAAGCCCGCCAAGTGACGGAAATTTTATCAGGGGAATATTGGCTGCGGGAACAAGCCACCCGCGACCGTTTTTATAACGATTCTGCCCGGTTTAATGTCCTGCATTTAGCGACCCATGGCTGCTTTCAAAAGCAAGGATGTCCCCGCCTAAACTTAGAGGCGAATAACATCTTATTTGCTAATAATGAAAAATTCAATATTGCTGATGCCGCCTTGTTGGGATTAAACCAAACTAATTTGGTGGTTTTAAGTGCTTGTCAAACCGCCATGGAAGCCGAATCAGACGGGCGGGAATTTGCAGCCGTTGCCTACTTATTTGAACGGGCGGGAGCCGATGCCGTGATAGCCAGCCTCTGGAATGCGGAGGATAATAAAACCCTCTTAATTATGACAGATTTTTATGAGAATGTCAACCAGGGAATGACCAAAGTTGAGGCATTACGGCAGGCAAAATTAGCCTTCAGCAAAGAAGGGATACATCCATTTTATTGGTCCCATTTAATTCTGATAGGTGATGGCAGTTCCTTTTAA
- a CDS encoding CHAT domain-containing protein, whose amino-acid sequence MKRLMMGGLLAVTMLVATPAIFPILTQPSYAQTSETEAEELQKRLDLGFQKSRQGQPLQAIETFKQALAIAQTIASREGEAFAYFGLGFNYHHIGQPQQGLTYFQQALPIMREISDRTGEAATLNSIGGLYHDIGQPQEALTYFQQALFITREISDRRQQATTLNNIGAVYHAIGQLQEALTYFQQALPIRREVSDIRGEAATLTNIGAVYHAIGQPQEALTYYLQALPIRREVSDRAGEAATLTNIGAVYRDIGQPREGLTYFQQALSITREISDRAREAATLSNIGEVYRDIGLPQEGLIYFQQALSITREVSDRATEATTLHNIGAVYGDIGKPQEALTYLQQALPIRREVSDRAREAATLYNIGLVYRDIGEPQKAIDNLEKALQITLEIRAGLAQENRQQFLQNNRAISVALVDLLIDENRPDQAFKWHHLATTFDLADYSHLIDAQVINSPAQKLIDQWNENHERLKLLYAQVDDNWTPELSQQINELQAGNSQIAEDIARQYPEVAELFETTPQDLENLRENIAPGTLVIQPILLTNISEVPDAIALFMVSRDQKAIVKKTPINPSEFDGILTEYRAQLENHNSENFDRNQELLYDYLIRPIEADIAAHSPEKLAIIATGKLRYIPFETLYDNQRNQHLIEKYPIHYLTRISARRQVRSNTTSSPRVLAFGNPQPSPFDTPGAEQEARQVTEIFSGEYWVREEATRDRFQNDSPRFNILHLANPICFQANGCPGLGLGANQILFAHGETFNIADIGLLGLNQTNLVVLSGGFPTGMETESEGGGLVAIAYLFERAGADAVIASLWNAEDNTTLLIMTEFYENVKQGMTKAEALRQAKLTFAQEGIHPFYWSPLILIGDGGSF is encoded by the coding sequence ATGAAAAGATTAATGATGGGTGGTTTATTGGCAGTAACAATGCTAGTCGCGACTCCGGCGATATTCCCAATTCTGACACAGCCGAGTTATGCCCAAACCTCGGAGACGGAGGCGGAAGAGTTGCAAAAACGGCTGGATTTGGGATTTCAGAAAAGTCGGCAAGGGCAACCTTTACAAGCCATAGAAACCTTTAAACAAGCCTTAGCTATTGCCCAAACAATTGCCAGTCGAGAAGGGGAAGCATTCGCCTACTTTGGTCTGGGTTTCAACTATCATCATATCGGTCAACCTCAGCAAGGGTTAACATACTTCCAGCAAGCATTACCCATTATGCGGGAAATAAGCGATCGCACCGGGGAAGCGGCGACTCTCAATAGTATCGGTGGACTTTACCACGATATCGGTCAACCCCAGGAAGCGTTAACATACTTCCAACAAGCATTATTTATCACGCGGGAAATAAGCGATCGCAGACAGCAAGCCACTACCCTCAATAATATCGGTGCAGTTTACCACGCTATCGGTCAACTCCAGGAAGCCTTAACATACTTCCAGCAAGCATTACCCATTAGGCGGGAAGTGAGCGATATCCGTGGGGAAGCGGCGACTCTCACTAATATCGGTGCAGTTTACCACGCTATCGGTCAACCCCAGGAAGCCTTAACATACTACCTGCAAGCATTACCAATTAGGCGGGAAGTGAGCGATCGCGCCGGGGAAGCGGCTACTCTCACTAATATCGGTGCAGTTTACCGCGATATCGGTCAACCCCGGGAAGGGTTAACATACTTCCAGCAAGCATTATCTATCACGCGGGAAATAAGCGATCGCGCCAGGGAAGCGGCTACCCTCAGTAATATCGGTGAAGTTTACCGCGATATCGGTCTACCCCAGGAAGGGTTAATATACTTCCAGCAAGCATTATCTATCACGCGGGAAGTGAGCGATCGCGCTACGGAAGCCACTACTCTCCATAATATCGGTGCAGTTTACGGCGATATCGGTAAACCCCAGGAAGCCTTAACATACTTACAGCAAGCATTACCCATTAGGCGGGAAGTGAGCGATCGCGCCAGGGAAGCGGCTACCCTGTATAATATCGGTTTAGTTTACCGTGATATTGGTGAACCCCAGAAAGCGATCGACAACTTGGAAAAAGCCCTCCAAATCACCCTAGAAATACGAGCCGGGTTAGCACAGGAAAACCGCCAACAATTCCTACAAAATAACCGAGCGATATCCGTGGCTCTGGTGGATCTTCTCATCGACGAAAACCGACCCGACCAAGCCTTTAAATGGCATCACCTCGCCACCACCTTCGACCTCGCGGACTATAGCCACCTTATCGATGCCCAAGTTATTAATTCACCCGCCCAGAAACTGATTGACCAATGGAATGAAAACCATGAACGCCTAAAATTACTTTACGCCCAAGTTGACGACAACTGGACACCGGAACTATCCCAACAAATCAACGAATTACAAGCCGGAAATAGCCAAATCGCCGAGGATATCGCCCGCCAATATCCCGAAGTTGCGGAACTCTTTGAAACCACCCCGCAAGACCTGGAAAATCTCCGGGAAAATATCGCCCCCGGAACCCTAGTTATTCAACCGATTTTGTTAACAAATATCAGCGAAGTTCCCGATGCGATCGCCCTGTTTATGGTCAGCCGCGACCAAAAAGCGATCGTGAAAAAAACCCCGATTAACCCCAGCGAATTTGATGGCATCCTCACCGAATATCGCGCCCAACTCGAAAACCACAACTCCGAAAATTTCGATAGAAATCAAGAACTCCTGTATGATTATCTAATTCGTCCGATAGAGGCAGATATTGCCGCCCATTCTCCCGAAAAACTCGCGATTATTGCCACCGGAAAACTGCGTTATATCCCCTTTGAAACGCTGTATGATAATCAAAGGAACCAACACCTAATTGAAAAGTACCCCATCCACTACCTAACGAGGATTTCCGCCCGTCGCCAAGTTCGCAGCAACACCACCTCATCCCCCCGTGTTTTAGCCTTTGGCAACCCCCAACCCAGCCCCTTTGATACCCCCGGAGCGGAACAGGAAGCCCGCCAAGTTACGGAAATTTTCTCAGGGGAATATTGGGTGAGGGAAGAAGCGACCCGCGACCGTTTTCAGAACGATTCTCCCCGGTTTAATATCCTCCATTTAGCCAACCCAATCTGCTTTCAAGCCAACGGATGTCCGGGGCTAGGTTTAGGGGCAAATCAGATATTATTTGCCCATGGAGAAACCTTCAATATTGCGGATATAGGATTGTTAGGATTAAACCAAACCAACTTGGTAGTTTTAAGTGGTGGTTTTCCAACCGGGATGGAAACCGAATCAGAGGGCGGCGGATTAGTAGCGATCGCCTACTTATTTGAACGGGCGGGAGCCGATGCCGTGATAGCCAGCCTCTGGAATGCGGAGGATAATACAACCCTCTTAATTATGACAGAATTTTATGAGAATGTCAAGCAGGGAATGACGAAAGCCGAAGCCTTACGGCAGGCGAAATTAACCTTCGCCCAAGAAGGCATACATCCCTTTTATTGGTCGCCATTAATTCTGATAGGTGATGGCGGTTCTTTTTAA